Genomic window (Flavobacteriales bacterium):
GGCGGTACGGTCCGCGTTGCTTCCTACAGAACTTCACGCCGTGAAAGACAAGGTCCTCCGTTTCGTGCCTAAAATGCTGCGCAACCGCTATGGTGCGGGCGTGCTCGTGCTGCTGCTTTGGATCTGCCTGTTCGCGGACTACGACCTCTACACCATGCTGAAACTGCGCCATCAACTAGGGCAGATGCAGGAACAACGCGACCGCTATGCGGAGGATATCGCCACTACGCGCGAGCAGCTTCACGAGCTCAATAGCGATCAGGCGCTTCTGGAGAAGTTCGCCCGGGAGAAATACCTGATGAAGCGCGACAACGAGG
Coding sequences:
- a CDS encoding septum formation initiator family protein, which translates into the protein MKDKVLRFVPKMLRNRYGAGVLVLLLWICLFADYDLYTMLKLRHQLGQMQEQRDRYAEDIATTREQLHELNSDQALLEKFAREKYLMKRDNEDIFVLVPKKK